A genome region from Methanococcoides burtonii DSM 6242 includes the following:
- a CDS encoding PRC-barrel domain-containing protein, producing MAKVFAKNLSNKQVMATDGTELGVLNNIVMENKTGELEDLIIKPDIGLDTSKYQKDGQYIIVSFDAVSAIKDYIVVDKIMAKSLAHNSL from the coding sequence ATGGCAAAAGTGTTTGCAAAGAACCTGTCCAATAAACAGGTCATGGCCACGGATGGAACCGAGCTGGGCGTACTGAACAATATAGTAATGGAAAATAAGACCGGCGAACTGGAAGACCTTATCATTAAGCCGGACATCGGTCTGGACACTTCCAAATATCAAAAGGACGGACAGTATATTATAGTTTCTTTTGATGCGGTCAGTGCTATCAAGGATTACATAGTTGTTGATAAGATCATGGCAAAAAGCCTGGCACACAACAGCCTATAA
- a CDS encoding phosphoglycolate phosphatase yields the protein MVLKAIVIDIDGTITNPDRSLDLDVAKRFRELNVPVILSTGNPLCYVHAAAKLIGISGIVIAENGGVISTGFDSPSIIADGKEECEKAYELLSQYHDLVKLDDAYRKTEVVLNRDVAVEDLRSTLSENGIDIEIIDTGYAIHIKSTAMNKGTGLLKVAELMGLEPTDYLAIGDSCNDAEMMQVAGFGIAVANADSDAIKAARHITKASFGKGALEAIEYALSNGLL from the coding sequence ATGGTCCTCAAAGCTATTGTCATTGATATTGACGGAACTATAACCAATCCTGACAGGTCACTGGACCTCGATGTCGCGAAAAGGTTTCGCGAATTGAACGTACCGGTGATCCTGTCCACAGGCAATCCCTTATGCTATGTCCACGCCGCTGCAAAGCTAATAGGCATCAGCGGGATCGTGATCGCAGAAAATGGTGGCGTGATCTCCACCGGTTTTGACAGTCCTTCCATCATAGCCGATGGCAAAGAAGAATGTGAAAAGGCCTATGAACTGCTTTCTCAATATCATGATCTGGTAAAGCTCGATGACGCATATCGCAAGACAGAGGTCGTACTTAACAGGGATGTCGCAGTCGAAGATCTCCGCAGTACCCTCTCAGAAAACGGTATTGATATTGAGATCATCGACACAGGTTATGCCATCCACATCAAAAGCACTGCCATGAACAAAGGTACAGGGCTTTTGAAAGTGGCAGAACTTATGGGACTTGAACCCACAGATTATCTTGCCATCGGTGACTCATGCAACGATGCTGAAATGATGCAGGTTGCAGGGTTTGGGATTGCAGTAGCCAATGCGGATTCTGATGCAATAAAAGCTGCAAGACACATTACCAAAGCCTCATTCGGCAAAGGTGCTCTTGAGGCCATTGAGTATGCTCTATCCAATGGCCTGCTTTAA
- a CDS encoding CDC48 family AAA ATPase gives MEELQIKVEKAHPIDFGRGIIRLDPSTLLSLQLSPGDIVEIVGKKKTAAKVWRADRQDWGQGIGRIDGFTRQNAGVGIGERIHIQRAEVLVAEKVVLAPPEGVMMEFGGNINAIIKHNILKRPFVVGDVIPITSSMTQTAPGNQAIPLVAIESEPEEGILIVSENTEIELRQKPVEGYEDTATGITYEDIGGLGDEIQRVREMIELPLKHHEIFQRLNVEPPKGVILYGPPGTGKTLIAKAVANESRANFLYVAGPEIMGRFYGESEERLRKIFEEAAENAPSIIFIDEIDSIAPKRENVTGEVERRVVAQLLTLMDGMEERGQIVVIAATNRLDSIDPALRRPGRFDREIEIGVPDSDDRLEVLQIHSRGMPLAEDVDLEHLATYTQGFVGADLLSLVQEASMRALRRILPEINLDEEEISQEVLEKLVVTAEDFEDALKEVEPSAMREVLVEIPSITWEDVGGLSDAKQEIIEAVEWPLKHPDRIIEMGIKAPKGILLYGPPGTGKTLIAQAVANEANANFISIKGPQMLSKFVGESEKAVRDTFKKARQVSPCIIFFDEIDSIATTRIADSETGRSSQQVVNQLLTELDGLEPLKEVVVIAATNRPDMIDPALMRSGRFDRLVLVGNSTIQGRESIFNIHTREMPLDSEVSIQSLAAMTEGYVGADIEAVCREAAMLALREDFDAESVKERHFLAAIEKVKPTITEDMAEFYSKIQDKLKGGTHKQETSSYMGYM, from the coding sequence ATGGAAGAACTACAGATCAAAGTAGAAAAAGCACATCCAATCGATTTTGGACGGGGTATCATACGTCTTGATCCGAGCACTTTGCTCAGTTTACAACTATCGCCAGGGGACATAGTGGAGATAGTTGGTAAAAAGAAGACTGCAGCAAAGGTCTGGCGTGCAGACCGCCAGGATTGGGGACAGGGGATAGGTCGCATCGATGGGTTCACCCGTCAAAATGCAGGAGTAGGAATTGGAGAAAGGATCCATATCCAGAGAGCCGAGGTACTTGTGGCAGAGAAGGTCGTACTGGCACCCCCTGAAGGCGTGATGATGGAATTTGGGGGCAACATAAACGCTATCATTAAGCATAATATATTGAAACGTCCTTTCGTCGTAGGGGATGTAATCCCAATAACAAGTTCAATGACCCAAACAGCACCGGGGAATCAAGCCATACCTCTTGTTGCCATTGAAAGTGAGCCTGAAGAAGGCATTTTAATAGTCAGTGAAAATACAGAGATAGAACTGCGCCAGAAACCGGTGGAAGGTTATGAGGATACTGCCACAGGCATTACATATGAGGACATTGGAGGTCTTGGGGATGAGATCCAGAGGGTTCGCGAGATGATAGAACTGCCTCTGAAGCATCATGAGATATTCCAGAGGCTTAATGTAGAACCACCTAAGGGAGTCATCCTTTATGGTCCGCCAGGCACGGGAAAGACTTTGATCGCAAAGGCCGTTGCCAATGAATCGAGGGCAAATTTCCTCTATGTTGCAGGCCCAGAGATAATGGGAAGGTTCTATGGGGAAAGTGAGGAACGCCTGAGAAAGATATTCGAGGAAGCAGCAGAGAATGCACCTTCCATTATATTCATAGATGAGATCGATTCCATTGCACCAAAACGTGAGAATGTTACAGGTGAGGTCGAACGCAGGGTAGTTGCCCAGCTTTTGACACTTATGGACGGTATGGAAGAGAGAGGCCAGATAGTCGTTATCGCAGCTACCAACCGCCTGGATTCCATAGACCCTGCTCTTCGCAGACCAGGAAGATTCGACCGCGAGATAGAGATAGGAGTGCCAGATAGCGATGACAGGCTGGAAGTGCTCCAGATACATAGCCGTGGCATGCCGCTTGCAGAAGATGTCGATCTAGAACATCTCGCCACCTACACCCAGGGTTTTGTGGGTGCTGACCTGCTTTCACTTGTGCAGGAGGCTTCAATGCGAGCACTGCGAAGGATCCTCCCGGAGATAAATCTTGATGAGGAAGAGATATCACAGGAAGTGCTTGAAAAACTGGTTGTCACAGCAGAGGATTTTGAGGATGCACTTAAGGAAGTGGAACCCTCCGCTATGAGAGAGGTCCTTGTGGAAATACCATCCATTACCTGGGAAGATGTGGGAGGTCTTAGTGATGCAAAACAGGAGATCATTGAAGCTGTCGAGTGGCCACTGAAACATCCGGACAGGATCATTGAGATGGGGATCAAAGCGCCCAAGGGGATCTTACTTTATGGACCACCTGGAACAGGAAAGACCCTGATAGCACAAGCTGTGGCAAATGAAGCAAATGCTAATTTTATTAGTATAAAGGGACCTCAAATGCTTTCAAAGTTCGTGGGAGAGTCCGAGAAGGCTGTGCGTGATACGTTCAAGAAAGCCAGACAGGTATCCCCATGTATCATTTTCTTCGATGAGATCGATTCCATTGCTACGACAAGGATAGCAGATAGTGAGACAGGAAGAAGCTCACAGCAGGTCGTTAATCAATTACTTACAGAACTTGACGGACTGGAACCCCTAAAGGAAGTAGTTGTTATTGCTGCCACCAACAGGCCGGACATGATCGATCCTGCCCTGATGCGTTCAGGAAGGTTCGACAGACTTGTACTGGTAGGCAATTCAACGATCCAGGGCAGAGAAAGTATATTCAATATCCATACACGCGAAATGCCACTGGATAGTGAGGTCAGTATCCAGTCACTTGCTGCCATGACAGAAGGATACGTGGGAGCTGATATTGAAGCAGTATGCAGAGAAGCTGCAATGCTTGCACTACGAGAGGATTTTGATGCGGAAAGCGTCAAAGAACGGCATTTCCTGGCTGCGATAGAGAAGGTCAAGCCTACTATAACAGAAGATATGGCCGAATTCTATAGCAAGATACAGGACAAACTCAAGGGTGGAACTCATAAACAAGAAACAAGTTCTTATATGGGATACATGTAA
- a CDS encoding metal-dependent hydrolase, whose amino-acid sequence MFIIGHLGLTLAIFLVISLLVPSIRNMIDYRFVAVGALLPDLIDKPIGRLFFEEIFANGRIFAHTFLFVLVLFAMGAIIHKYHKENGTGMIILSIASFMHLLQDRMWTVPQTFLWPIMGWEFPHGTTYGGFSHYLSVVTANSFAPEVSNTYMFELAGLSVFIIVVYWQLFRIIVPHTTNQ is encoded by the coding sequence ATGTTTATCATTGGGCATTTGGGACTTACACTCGCGATCTTTTTAGTCATATCACTTCTAGTTCCATCCATACGGAACATGATCGATTACCGATTCGTTGCAGTTGGGGCACTTTTACCAGACCTGATCGACAAACCCATCGGCAGACTGTTCTTTGAAGAAATATTTGCTAATGGAAGGATCTTTGCCCACACATTCTTGTTCGTATTGGTTCTCTTTGCCATGGGAGCTATTATCCACAAGTATCACAAAGAGAATGGCACAGGAATGATCATCCTGTCAATTGCCAGCTTCATGCACCTTTTGCAAGACCGTATGTGGACAGTTCCACAGACTTTCTTGTGGCCAATTATGGGATGGGAATTCCCGCATGGGACCACCTATGGAGGATTCTCACATTATCTTTCGGTAGTTACCGCGAACAGTTTTGCACCGGAGGTATCGAACACGTACATGTTCGAACTTGCAGGACTCAGCGTGTTCATTATAGTTGTATATTGGCAATTGTTCAGGATCATAGTACCACATACGACCAATCAGTGA
- a CDS encoding NAD-dependent epimerase/dehydratase family protein has translation MKRILITGGAGQVGSYLVDRFHEENEVTILDNYSSPTRKDVPEGVSVIKADIRDDISEHMSNTDVIIHTAAQISVVRSMNEPFFDAQNNIMGTLNLLEEARHANIERFVYFSSAATYGNPLKVPIGETHPQEPLSPYGASKLAGEKYCIMYNKAYGLPTTCIRPFNIYSPRQDPSNPYSGVISKFIDKVSGGASPTIFGDGEQTRDFIYVRDIVDLVDLMISKRTAIGESFNAATGRSTTINELAEIIIDLFGKELKADYKDPLEGDIKHSVADISKAEKLGFVPKVDLRKGLETFLEK, from the coding sequence ATGAAACGAATTCTTATTACCGGAGGAGCAGGACAGGTAGGAAGTTATCTTGTGGATCGATTTCATGAAGAGAACGAAGTTACCATTCTCGACAATTATTCATCCCCAACAAGAAAGGACGTGCCTGAGGGAGTGTCTGTGATCAAGGCCGACATAAGAGATGATATTTCAGAACATATGAGCAATACAGATGTAATAATCCATACTGCTGCCCAGATAAGCGTTGTAAGGTCAATGAACGAACCTTTTTTTGATGCACAGAACAATATAATGGGGACATTGAACCTGCTTGAAGAAGCACGTCATGCGAACATTGAAAGGTTCGTGTATTTCAGTTCGGCTGCTACATACGGGAACCCGCTGAAAGTACCGATAGGTGAAACCCACCCACAGGAGCCATTATCACCATATGGGGCAAGTAAGCTTGCAGGAGAAAAATATTGCATCATGTATAACAAAGCATACGGATTGCCAACTACATGTATAAGACCTTTTAATATATACAGCCCCAGACAGGATCCATCAAATCCATATTCCGGAGTGATCTCGAAGTTCATTGACAAGGTATCAGGAGGAGCATCCCCGACTATATTTGGAGATGGAGAGCAGACCAGGGACTTCATATATGTACGGGATATCGTTGACCTTGTGGACCTGATGATATCCAAAAGAACAGCCATTGGAGAATCATTCAATGCAGCTACTGGCAGATCGACCACCATCAATGAGCTTGCAGAGATAATTATAGATCTATTCGGAAAAGAACTAAAGGCAGATTATAAGGACCCGCTAGAAGGAGATATTAAACACAGTGTAGCCGATATATCAAAGGCTGAAAAGTTAGGATTTGTCCCGAAAGTGGATCTAAGAAAGGGGCTTGAGACCTTTTTGGAGAAATGA
- the radA gene encoding DNA repair and recombination protein RadA has product MTEVLLEDLDHVGPATAQKLKDAGFTTIEAIAVASPAELANSAEIGESTAAKIINAARQSADIGGFETGDLVLERRKLVGKLSTGCTEFDEMMGGGIETQSITEMYGEFGSGKTQIAHQLAVNVQLPPEQGGLGGSVIMIDTENTFRPERIAQMVKGISDKHGIEYDPEEFLKNIHVARAFNSNHQILLVDSANELANELKNTEMPVKLLIVDSLTAHFRAEYIGRGTLADRQQKLNKHLHEILRFGDLSNACVVVTNQVMSKPDAFFGDPTKPIGGHILGHTATFRLYIRKSKGEKRIVKLVDSPNLPDGEALISVTTDGIGDA; this is encoded by the coding sequence ATGACAGAAGTATTATTGGAAGATCTTGATCACGTAGGACCGGCAACAGCACAGAAACTCAAGGATGCCGGATTCACTACCATTGAAGCCATTGCTGTAGCCTCCCCGGCAGAACTTGCCAACAGTGCGGAGATCGGGGAATCCACAGCTGCAAAGATAATCAACGCCGCCAGGCAGTCAGCGGACATAGGCGGATTCGAGACAGGTGACCTTGTTCTTGAAAGGCGGAAACTTGTGGGCAAACTGTCCACCGGGTGCACGGAATTCGATGAGATGATGGGTGGCGGTATAGAGACCCAGTCCATCACGGAAATGTACGGTGAGTTCGGGTCTGGAAAGACGCAGATCGCCCACCAGCTTGCTGTGAACGTACAATTACCTCCCGAGCAGGGCGGTCTTGGTGGCTCTGTGATCATGATAGATACCGAGAACACCTTTAGGCCTGAAAGGATCGCACAGATGGTAAAAGGTATCTCTGATAAGCACGGCATCGAGTACGATCCTGAGGAGTTCCTCAAGAACATCCATGTGGCACGTGCCTTCAATTCCAATCATCAGATCCTTCTTGTGGACTCTGCCAATGAGCTTGCCAATGAGCTCAAAAATACTGAGATGCCGGTAAAACTTCTTATCGTTGACTCCCTCACTGCCCATTTCAGGGCCGAGTATATCGGCAGGGGTACGCTTGCCGACAGGCAGCAGAAGCTCAACAAGCATCTTCATGAGATCCTGCGTTTTGGGGATCTTTCCAATGCATGTGTGGTTGTCACCAATCAGGTCATGTCAAAACCTGACGCTTTCTTCGGCGACCCCACAAAACCAATAGGCGGTCACATTCTCGGCCACACTGCCACCTTCAGGCTCTACATAAGGAAATCCAAAGGAGAGAAAAGGATAGTCAAGCTCGTGGACTCTCCGAACCTGCCGGATGGTGAAGCCCTTATCTCAGTCACAACAGATGGTATTGGGGATGCCTGA